A DNA window from Janibacter sp. A1S7 contains the following coding sequences:
- a CDS encoding alpha/beta hydrolase family protein, producing the protein MATTRTVAERAVTYGSVAAASAIVGAGSVWVGGATYFARRVLTPDPVRPDDTIIHVVHSDSVTLSGTEDIVVPGRYGLWLDGGRGHARIGGVLEVDHRRQRVRRELLGVDCGTLQPGPARFNSYYWGRDPQTDLGLATEDVVVPAELGPMPAWITPATHGTGDRWAILVHGRGARRIEAIRAVPALHAAGLTCLVPSYRNDGEAPVGPDGRYNLGLSEWRDIEDAVSMALARGAREIILVGWSMGGAIVLQFLDRSRLASVVSRAVLDGPVVDWGQVLKHHAELHRVPAPVSHLGSALMGQHWAKRLVGVSESVDVARTDWVARAEELHHPMLLIHSRDDEFVPVGPSEELAQARPDLITYEPWSLARHCKEWNVDPRRWDAVVTDFVR; encoded by the coding sequence GTGGCGACGACGAGGACGGTGGCAGAGCGCGCAGTGACCTACGGGTCCGTGGCCGCCGCGTCCGCCATCGTGGGTGCGGGGTCGGTGTGGGTCGGGGGAGCGACCTACTTCGCCCGTCGCGTCCTCACCCCGGACCCGGTCCGGCCCGACGACACCATCATCCACGTCGTGCACTCCGACAGCGTCACCCTCTCGGGCACCGAGGACATCGTCGTGCCCGGTCGCTACGGACTGTGGCTCGACGGTGGGAGGGGCCACGCCCGCATCGGCGGCGTCCTCGAGGTGGACCATCGGCGCCAGCGGGTTCGCCGCGAGCTGCTCGGGGTGGACTGCGGCACACTGCAACCGGGCCCGGCACGCTTCAACAGCTACTACTGGGGGCGCGACCCGCAGACCGACCTCGGGCTGGCGACCGAGGACGTCGTGGTGCCCGCCGAACTCGGACCGATGCCGGCGTGGATCACGCCGGCCACGCACGGTACCGGTGACCGCTGGGCGATCCTCGTCCACGGCCGCGGTGCGCGTCGCATCGAGGCGATCCGGGCGGTCCCCGCACTGCATGCGGCCGGTCTGACCTGTCTGGTCCCGAGCTACCGCAACGACGGGGAGGCTCCGGTGGGGCCTGATGGGCGCTACAACCTCGGCCTGTCCGAGTGGCGCGACATCGAGGACGCCGTCTCGATGGCGTTGGCCCGCGGCGCGCGGGAGATCATCCTCGTGGGCTGGTCGATGGGCGGCGCGATCGTGCTGCAGTTCCTCGACCGCTCCCGCCTGGCGAGCGTCGTCTCCCGGGCCGTGCTCGACGGGCCGGTGGTCGACTGGGGACAGGTCCTCAAGCACCACGCCGAGCTGCACCGTGTCCCCGCCCCCGTTTCCCACCTGGGCAGTGCCCTGATGGGACAGCACTGGGCCAAGCGCCTGGTCGGGGTCTCCGAGAGCGTCGACGTCGCCAGGACCGACTGGGTCGCCCGGGCCGAGGAGCTGCACCACCCGATGTTGCTCATCCACTCGCGCGACGACGAGTTCGTCCCCGTCGGGCCGAGCGAGGAGCTGGCGCAGGCGCGACCGGACCTGATCACCTACGAGCCGTGGTCGCTCGCGCGGCACTGCAAGGAGTGGAACGTCGACCCGCGGCGTTGGGACGCGGTGGTCACCGACTTCGTGCGCTGA
- a CDS encoding dihydrofolate reductase family protein: MRVLTCDHAAVAVSPGDELSDDDLDSLYVASDPLLRLNFVTTLDGAATGPDGRSGTINSAADHRGFAAMRRAADVLLVGGGTARAEGYKPAGTPMVVVSSRSQLPPTAQGDDVVLATTRSSGAVEAETTWLCGEDHVDPVVVVERAREAFGPHVLCEGGPSLAAQLVAAGLVDELGLSWTPNLVGGDRSSHPRLLDGADVDVDLTCRHLLEQDGTLLGLWRVER; encoded by the coding sequence ATGCGCGTCCTGACCTGTGACCATGCCGCTGTCGCCGTCTCGCCCGGCGACGAGCTCTCCGACGACGACCTCGACAGCCTCTACGTCGCATCGGATCCGCTGCTGCGACTCAACTTCGTCACCACCCTCGACGGGGCGGCGACCGGCCCGGACGGACGCTCCGGGACGATCAACTCGGCGGCCGACCACCGAGGCTTCGCGGCGATGCGTCGAGCCGCCGATGTCCTGCTCGTCGGGGGCGGGACGGCGCGTGCCGAGGGGTACAAGCCGGCGGGCACACCGATGGTCGTCGTCTCCTCCCGGTCCCAGTTGCCGCCGACCGCGCAGGGTGACGACGTCGTGCTCGCGACGACCCGTTCTTCCGGTGCCGTCGAGGCAGAGACCACGTGGCTGTGCGGCGAGGACCACGTCGACCCGGTGGTCGTCGTGGAGCGCGCCCGGGAGGCCTTCGGTCCCCACGTCCTGTGCGAAGGGGGACCGTCGCTGGCCGCCCAGCTGGTCGCCGCAGGGCTCGTCGACGAGCTCGGCCTGTCGTGGACGCCGAACCTCGTCGGTGGCGACCGCAGCTCCCACCCGCGCCTGCTCGACGGGGCGGACGTCGACGTCGACCTCACCTGCCGGCACCTGCTCGAGCAGGACGGGACGCTGCTGGGCCTGTGGCGCGTCGAGCGGTGA
- a CDS encoding ATP-dependent DNA ligase has translation MLAKAVTEVPAADAVDAGYSYEPKWDGFRCIVVKDGGDVELASRGKKPLTRYFPELVDACREHLPEQVVLDGEIVVRSGEPGRERLDWEALGQRIHPAQSRITKLSAQTPAEFIAFDLLALGDEDVTGSPFARRREVLESVFTTMAKGAPLHLTRVTRDAHEARDWFVRFEGAGLDGVVAKALTSTYQPGKRTMLKIKHKRTAEAVVTGYRLHKSGQGVGSLLLGLFHEGQLYNVGGIAAFTAQRRLELIDELEPLVRRGPDGEIEHAETDRSRFSSGKDVSYVPLRPERVVEVAFDQLEGHRFRHTVQFLRWRPDRDPASCTLDQIDRAAAYDLGEVLAD, from the coding sequence ATGCTCGCCAAGGCCGTCACGGAGGTTCCGGCAGCGGACGCCGTCGACGCGGGCTACTCCTACGAGCCGAAGTGGGATGGCTTCCGCTGCATCGTCGTCAAGGACGGCGGGGACGTCGAGCTGGCCAGCCGGGGCAAAAAGCCCCTGACCCGGTACTTCCCCGAGCTCGTCGATGCCTGCCGCGAGCACCTGCCCGAGCAGGTCGTCCTCGACGGCGAGATCGTCGTGCGCAGCGGCGAGCCGGGTCGGGAACGGCTGGACTGGGAGGCGCTCGGCCAACGGATCCACCCCGCGCAGTCGCGCATCACCAAGCTGTCGGCGCAGACACCGGCGGAGTTCATCGCCTTCGACCTGCTCGCCCTCGGCGACGAGGACGTGACCGGGTCCCCCTTCGCCCGCCGCCGCGAGGTCCTCGAGTCGGTCTTCACGACGATGGCGAAGGGTGCCCCGCTCCACCTGACGAGGGTGACGCGGGATGCGCATGAGGCCCGCGACTGGTTCGTGCGGTTCGAGGGGGCCGGTCTGGACGGCGTGGTCGCCAAGGCACTCACCTCGACCTACCAACCGGGCAAGCGCACGATGCTGAAGATCAAGCACAAGCGCACTGCGGAGGCCGTCGTGACCGGCTACCGCTTGCACAAGTCCGGGCAGGGTGTCGGCTCGTTGCTGCTCGGGCTCTTCCACGAGGGGCAGCTGTACAACGTGGGCGGGATCGCCGCCTTCACCGCCCAGCGGCGCCTCGAACTCATCGATGAGCTCGAACCGCTCGTGCGACGTGGCCCCGACGGAGAGATCGAGCACGCGGAGACCGACCGCTCGCGCTTCTCCTCGGGCAAGGACGTCTCGTACGTCCCGCTGCGACCGGAGCGCGTCGTCGAGGTCGCCTTCGACCAGCTCGAGGGGCACCGCTTCCGCCACACCGTGCAGTTCCTGCGCTGGCGCCCCGACCGCGACCCCGCCTCGTGCACGCTCGACCAGATCGACCGGGCCGCCGCCTACGACCTGGGTGAGGTCCTCGCCGACTGA
- a CDS encoding polyphosphate kinase 2 family protein gives MAKKKSGTKSASSTPYRDALHAAPGIDLAGIDTRGTPAFDGDKSAGKKALTALAEPVSDLQERLFAEATAGGHRRVLLVIQGMDTAGKGGVMRHVVGNVDPQGVEITAFKAPTAEELEHPFLWRIRNALPDAGMIGVFDRSHYEDVLIARVHDLVPKSQWSRRYTTINTFEEEVADAGTTIIKVLLHISFGEQKERLAERLDRPDKHWKFSPADIDERAHWDEYQQAHQAAIDRCSTEVAPWYVVPADRKWYARLAVMNLLNEHLEPMELQWPEADFDVKEQRKRLLRS, from the coding sequence ATGGCCAAGAAGAAGTCAGGCACGAAGAGCGCCTCGTCCACCCCGTACCGGGATGCGTTGCACGCCGCCCCGGGGATCGACCTGGCCGGTATCGACACCCGCGGTACCCCGGCCTTCGACGGGGACAAGAGTGCGGGCAAGAAGGCCCTGACGGCCCTGGCCGAGCCGGTGTCCGACCTGCAGGAGCGTCTCTTCGCCGAGGCGACTGCAGGTGGCCACCGCCGCGTCCTGCTCGTCATCCAGGGCATGGACACCGCCGGCAAGGGAGGTGTGATGCGCCACGTCGTCGGGAACGTCGACCCGCAGGGCGTGGAGATCACCGCCTTCAAGGCGCCGACGGCCGAGGAGCTGGAGCACCCCTTCCTCTGGCGCATCCGCAATGCCCTGCCGGACGCGGGCATGATCGGCGTCTTCGACCGGAGCCACTACGAGGACGTCCTCATCGCGCGCGTCCACGACCTGGTGCCGAAGTCGCAGTGGTCGCGCCGCTACACGACGATCAACACCTTCGAGGAGGAGGTGGCCGATGCGGGTACGACGATCATCAAGGTGCTGCTGCACATCAGCTTCGGCGAGCAGAAGGAGCGTCTGGCCGAGCGGCTCGACCGCCCGGACAAGCACTGGAAGTTCAGCCCCGCCGACATCGACGAGCGCGCCCACTGGGACGAGTACCAGCAGGCCCACCAGGCCGCCATCGACAGGTGCTCCACCGAGGTCGCGCCCTGGTACGTCGTGCCGGCGGACCGCAAGTGGTACGCCCGACTCGCCGTGATGAACCTGCTCAACGAGCACCTCGAGCCCATGGAGCTGCAGTGGCCCGAGGCGGACTTCGACGTCAAGGAGCAGCGCAAGCGCCTGCTGAGGTCCTGA